ctttaaacaaaatctgatttaataatattttaatttggatcaatataaattattattaagagaaTGTTGTACATGTGTATGTGTTGTTTCTGTCTTACTAACATACGAAAATTCATGTTCAgcagttccaattttgtgttttaatattaaagtgaattgacctattacaAAACTTAAAAGGAAGAACATTATCTTTGTTATCCTGTaggatttttacatattttagtttttgagcaagttatgagtatataaaatatttatatttaaaaattctcataagCTAATGTAACGATTGCTAAACTAACACAAAATTGAAACTGCTGAATGTACGTATGTATGTTATGTGTTTGTAAGACAAGGACAATACATGCAAGTATGACAGACATCCTCTTAAACATTTcaataatgtagtgtataaatACCTCTCTAATATATCTACTATCTGTTGCGCCAGGAAATATATacgtttttgttttcaaattcctaaaattaaaattaaaattagtttctcatcaaaataattgtttgatacAATTTAACAATTCATGTTTTtgccattttaaaatattaaaactaaaacagttgattaattatttattttaatgttgacTATACATTAAAACATTATGCAATAAACCATCGATGTTGCAATACATTTCAGTGacctgtttataatttttctaaattttattacaaaattggtaaaataaattacaaataaaagaaaatagtcatggaattattttactaatgagtaataatattttagtacaattaaaattattatttttttatttttttgtagaaaatattgATAGTTTAATgttaatacttacattttatcacactcatttttaaatgtaaccCACCAAGGGTTTTCTGGTGCAATTAGTGTAGGTTGAATGAATGCACTTTTACTCTTAAATTCAATAGTTACACCTTCACCAGCTTCCTCACACCATTTTTCAACAGTTTTTTCTATTGTTGTAACATCTACAGCAATACTCAATCGTACATCAAAACTAACTGTCAACTCTGGTGGCACCACATTAATTTGACATCCTCCATTTACCATCGTTAAATTTATTGATGTGACATCTCCAGAATCCAATTTACAATTCTTCATTCTTAATTTTTCGTGTTCCCTCCAATTCATAAACTTATTAATGACATATTGCAACTTTTCTCCAGCTGTATTTTCGTGTAATAAGGACCCATGTCCAGGTGTACCAGTACATTTTATTTGGAGAtctatcaataaacaaaaattaaattttataagaaattaaCATATAACTGTATGAATTTACTAACGCCATAGAGTTCGTTCTCCATAATATATACTGAAACTATCATCGCTACTAGCCAATCCTTCATCTAACGCAAAACCTACATTTAATGATGCAAATTCAGGGGACCCAACAAACAATTTCATTCCCAAATGTCCACCAGTTTCTTcatctaaaacaaaatttcaatATAACTCATCATCATAATGttagtacaaaattaaaaacaacacaaACCAGGCACAAATAACATATGTATAGTCCtatcaaaaactaatttatcttttaaatattttcgtattgTTTCTATGTATTGTATCCCAACGCATTTCATATCTTGTGCTCCTCTAGCGTAAATGTTTCCATTTTTATCTTTATGTGCAGAAAATGGATCGTGAGTCCAAAATTCCTATATACAAAAACAaggaaattatataaattattacagttattaattatatacatttataactttataagtaataaataataaactaaatcaAGATGTTAGGAATCCAAAATTGTACAGTcctactacattataatattatattttttaaatactaaacgtTAAGTGAATTTCTAGATCAATAAATACCTTTTCCTTAaactaaattgaattattattattgtaaatatacacaatacctacatatttttaatacttattttccTAGAAtacaatcatttattaataattaaaattaaaaataaaagctaGTTCTTTAATGATAGCTaaaagaatttataatataataatatttacagaatATACTGGAACAACATCCGTATGAGAGTTAAGTAGTATAGAAGGAAGTTCTGGTTTCTGCCCAAGCCATGTTATAACTACTATTGGTTTACCAGGGgccatataataaatatttgatggaAGATTTAAGCTTTGGGCTTGACGCAATAGAAATTCAACACATTTACCTacaggaaataaaaatattatttagtttttacatatttataaccatgattaaaataaaatatacatactataatcaACATCAGGGTGAACGGTGGGAATACGTAAATATTCTCGGAAATTAGTTACAGCTTCGTTTTCATCACCATCTTTGCTAGAAGACATTTTTCtcctttttgtttttaaaaattcagcctatattatcatgaaataaagtaaataaatattacttaaataaaataactattattttaaattttaattctatttaataGGTGCCTAGTATTGCTTGCTtgttaataaatatcattacaaATCATTAGGTTTGGATTAACATGCATTAAAAACTCTTTAAGattagaaaatatgttttattttattaagataaataacgtataattcatttaatacttatgttatttaatcaataattaacaaGTATTAGTTACAAAATAACTATGTACTGT
The Metopolophium dirhodum isolate CAU chromosome 7, ASM1992520v1, whole genome shotgun sequence DNA segment above includes these coding regions:
- the LOC132948134 gene encoding aminoacylase-1-like; its protein translation is MAEFLKTKRRKMSSSKDGDENEAVTNFREYLRIPTVHPDVDYSKCVEFLLRQAQSLNLPSNIYYMAPGKPIVVITWLGQKPELPSILLNSHTDVVPVYSEFWTHDPFSAHKDKNGNIYARGAQDMKCVGIQYIETIRKYLKDKLVFDRTIHMLFVPDEETGGHLGMKLFVGSPEFASLNVGFALDEGLASSDDSFSIYYGERTLWHLQIKCTGTPGHGSLLHENTAGEKLQYVINKFMNWREHEKLRMKNCKLDSGDVTSINLTMVNGGCQINVVPPELTVSFDVRLSIAVDVTTIEKTVEKWCEEAGEGVTIEFKSKSAFIQPTLIAPENPWWVTFKNECDKMNLKTKTYIFPGATDSRYIREIGIPALGFSPINNTPILLHDHDEFLNEKTFLDGIDIYYNIIKSLASV